One Gordonia zhaorongruii DNA segment encodes these proteins:
- a CDS encoding PH domain-containing protein: MSQIPVLRRIPAPAHIPRFAVPLSAASRDALDAWDNVGVTDSVFDFKISRLAYFAVLAVVLLVVLLMGGSMWFAIAFVVPVALVWWIHRLHTRADAEGITATGASGVTSLSWDDVKGLQFPKWSSVRAVTTDGREVRLPAVRFEDVPALSAASGGRLPDPFASEREARAAADAATEDALD; this comes from the coding sequence GTGAGTCAAATCCCGGTACTGCGCCGAATCCCGGCCCCGGCACACATCCCGCGCTTCGCGGTCCCGCTTTCCGCCGCTTCGCGGGACGCACTCGACGCGTGGGACAATGTCGGCGTGACGGATTCGGTGTTCGACTTCAAGATCTCCCGCCTCGCCTACTTCGCGGTGCTCGCCGTGGTGCTGCTCGTGGTGCTGCTGATGGGCGGCTCCATGTGGTTCGCGATCGCCTTCGTCGTGCCGGTCGCCCTGGTCTGGTGGATTCACCGCCTGCACACCCGTGCCGACGCCGAGGGAATCACGGCGACCGGAGCATCGGGCGTCACCTCGTTGTCGTGGGACGACGTCAAAGGCCTGCAGTTCCCGAAGTGGAGTTCGGTGCGCGCCGTCACCACGGACGGCCGTGAGGTGCGCCTTCCCGCCGTCCGGTTCGAGGACGTCCCGGCCCTGTCGGCTGCCAGCGGCGGCCGCCTCCCCGATCCGTTCGCATCCGAGCGCGAGGCACGCGCAGCCGCCGACGCCGCGACTGAAGACGCCCTCGACTGA